A genomic stretch from Desulfuromonas sp. includes:
- a CDS encoding cupin domain-containing protein encodes MTREKLTPGIEGATPTELAAMVDYQDGAVVSRTLLQEEIGTLTVFSFDAGQGLSEHTVPFNAFVYILDGEAEIAIGGEPKIVKAGEIMLMPGGIAHKVQANKRFKMLLTLFKTQ; translated from the coding sequence ATGACACGCGAAAAACTGACTCCCGGAATTGAAGGCGCAACCCCAACCGAACTGGCCGCCATGGTTGACTACCAGGACGGCGCCGTCGTCAGCCGCACCCTGCTGCAGGAGGAGATCGGCACCCTGACCGTGTTCAGCTTCGACGCCGGCCAGGGTCTCTCCGAGCACACCGTCCCCTTCAACGCCTTTGTCTATATTCTCGACGGTGAAGCCGAAATCGCGATCGGCGGCGAGCCGAAAATTGTCAAGGCAGGAGAGATCATGCTGATGCCGGGCGGCATCGCGCACAAGGTTCAGGCCAACAAACGGTTCAAGATGCTTCTGACGCTGTTTAAGACGCAATAA